A stretch of the Candidatus Hydrogenedentota bacterium genome encodes the following:
- a CDS encoding NDP-sugar synthase, producing the protein MSKRDQNQPMCVILSGGQATRMRPISLLRSKSMLPFLGQPLLSYLLAQLRAASLTDVVVTDRGLNGDIQRHFQEGEDYGMSLSYAPPAKWHGTAGTVLSLIRVYESLTDHTVVVIYGDSLLRMDFSALIDFHRAKRSKFTIAYHRPRLDRFLFEGDPNDQPRTNFGVMQLRSDDRVTRFEEKPHLHRIPLEFTNPVASAAVYVLEPTVFREVPRFDTLDFGFDLIPWLIERSMPVYGFDILPGHRIDIGTLSHYCTAQLAVLEGKINLARDAAFGTAGVQIHHGAVVHPTARLVPPVFVAEGVEIEESAMVENSIIGEGTHIGPLSQVRNSVVLEGVLVGARAIVDGSILAEHCVVSPDANVSPGTAVGAWSRIGGGTFILPEDAQHGLFYEGEYR; encoded by the coding sequence ATGAGTAAACGCGATCAGAATCAACCTATGTGCGTCATATTGTCGGGTGGGCAGGCCACGCGAATGCGGCCGATCTCTCTGCTTCGGTCAAAATCAATGCTTCCCTTCTTGGGGCAACCCTTACTAAGCTATCTGCTTGCCCAACTTCGCGCTGCCAGCTTGACGGATGTTGTGGTGACAGACCGAGGTTTGAATGGAGACATCCAGCGCCATTTTCAAGAGGGAGAAGACTATGGAATGAGTCTGTCGTACGCGCCTCCAGCCAAGTGGCACGGCACGGCCGGTACTGTCTTGTCCCTCATTCGAGTGTACGAGTCTCTCACGGATCACACGGTAGTTGTTATTTACGGCGACAGCTTGCTCCGAATGGATTTTTCCGCGTTGATCGACTTTCACCGGGCAAAGCGCTCGAAGTTTACAATTGCATACCATAGACCGCGGCTTGATCGGTTCTTGTTCGAAGGGGATCCCAACGACCAACCACGAACGAATTTCGGAGTGATGCAATTGCGGTCTGACGACCGAGTAACTCGTTTTGAGGAAAAGCCACACCTTCACAGAATCCCATTGGAATTCACGAACCCAGTCGCTAGCGCGGCGGTATATGTTCTCGAACCGACTGTTTTCCGCGAAGTGCCGCGTTTCGACACGCTGGATTTCGGATTTGATCTCATACCGTGGCTTATCGAACGATCTATGCCCGTTTACGGTTTCGACATTCTGCCAGGCCACCGTATCGACATTGGCACACTTTCGCACTATTGCACGGCCCAACTCGCAGTCCTCGAGGGGAAGATCAATCTTGCACGCGATGCTGCATTTGGAACGGCTGGAGTCCAAATTCATCACGGAGCGGTTGTTCATCCAACTGCGCGCTTAGTTCCCCCCGTGTTCGTCGCGGAAGGCGTGGAGATAGAAGAATCTGCAATGGTCGAGAATTCGATCATTGGGGAAGGTACCCACATTGGTCCACTTTCTCAAGTAAGAAACTCGGTGGTTCTAGAGGGTGTGTTAGTTGGCGCCAGGGCCATTGTCGATGGCTCAATACTCGCCGAACACTGCGTCGTGAGCCCGGACGCGAACGTTTCTCCTGGAACTGCCGTAGGTGCGTGGTCACGCATAGGGGGAGGAACCTTCATCCTGCCCGAGGATGCGCAACATGGACTCTTTTATGAAGGAGAATATCGATGA
- a CDS encoding radical SAM protein, whose amino-acid sequence MSHMIWAAVFALVFHPPVELCKWIWSAAYLIWLAGRAGLKGTYVRSDKHAQRLLERTFKALMPGDELLIVGRTNHGLLRHNYRLFVHALAKGAVIKMLILDRGALSGIGAHSNVDLRSLGINDAHWELSKDLKDVELNLTELRRECERTACTGSMLVYRSTVVVQSSVVIHVPKNQGKTMHLTYDFSFGKERKFIQYYERKHSEDKVEVDFCNSLREFYQQMFTPAADRSKLDHELSYQAKNQVIDQNGIEVVAEELQKYIDSHPQSEPVRQNGLTRMVPAIPPIFEAIRLGNQAPPPLSVQLELTNKCTTACSHCYRFEGSASTNQDIRLDTAKDLLSQLGAFGVRTVTFSGGEPTKHHDFSQLLLHAYTEGLLVGVISNGVGLSDDCIDCILQYARWLRLSVDGSCREVYGRIRRSISTSRDSYDDVQNTIFRLKARVGTNKNCQLAICYTIQRANASDVPDMIRWARDSGIPGGDKCLTFKFAHGENGFLCTEDQLKWLYEEVFANPDFTTAANIPYLRWFLGYQTELPDLIKGRPTEGLYSRRKTRCFTPYLFALVDPSGDVYPCCFLFEDNKGYGDDIRRRRAQHALGNINRNSFENIWRGNAYEALRKELRVVSPSSEKFRPCGTCTRHCNHNVWMSEMYEMCTQVSASGSADALASLSRRLGNRAGPVWL is encoded by the coding sequence ATGAGTCATATGATTTGGGCCGCCGTGTTCGCCTTAGTTTTCCATCCTCCTGTCGAGTTGTGTAAGTGGATATGGAGCGCGGCTTATCTCATTTGGCTAGCTGGGAGAGCGGGGCTAAAAGGTACTTACGTGCGAAGTGACAAGCACGCACAAAGACTACTGGAAAGGACGTTTAAGGCCCTAATGCCGGGCGACGAGTTGCTAATTGTCGGACGGACGAATCACGGGCTGCTTCGTCATAATTATCGGCTGTTCGTTCACGCCCTTGCAAAGGGCGCTGTAATCAAAATGCTCATTCTCGATCGCGGCGCTCTTTCAGGTATTGGTGCTCATTCAAACGTTGACCTACGATCACTCGGCATAAATGACGCTCATTGGGAGCTATCAAAGGACCTAAAGGACGTCGAACTAAACCTAACCGAACTTCGCAGGGAATGCGAACGTACGGCATGCACAGGATCGATGCTTGTTTACCGCTCAACAGTCGTGGTGCAAAGTAGTGTTGTGATTCACGTCCCGAAAAATCAAGGCAAGACAATGCACCTAACCTACGATTTCAGTTTTGGAAAGGAACGCAAGTTCATCCAGTACTACGAAAGGAAACATAGTGAAGACAAGGTTGAAGTTGACTTCTGTAATAGTTTACGCGAATTCTATCAACAAATGTTCACGCCTGCAGCGGACCGCTCTAAACTCGATCACGAGTTAAGCTACCAGGCTAAGAACCAAGTCATTGACCAGAATGGGATAGAGGTTGTAGCCGAGGAACTCCAGAAGTACATTGACTCCCACCCACAGAGCGAACCAGTCCGCCAAAACGGGCTTACGCGAATGGTACCCGCAATACCCCCGATTTTCGAGGCCATCCGCCTGGGCAACCAAGCACCCCCCCCACTGAGTGTTCAACTTGAGTTGACGAACAAATGCACTACAGCTTGCAGTCATTGTTACCGCTTCGAAGGTTCCGCGTCAACGAACCAGGACATTCGTTTGGATACTGCAAAGGATTTGCTGTCACAGTTGGGTGCATTCGGCGTAAGAACTGTAACGTTTTCGGGCGGAGAACCCACCAAACACCATGACTTCTCTCAACTCCTCCTTCACGCTTACACAGAAGGTTTACTGGTTGGCGTTATTAGTAACGGTGTCGGTCTGAGCGATGATTGCATTGATTGTATTCTTCAATATGCGCGCTGGTTAAGGCTTTCGGTAGACGGAAGCTGTCGAGAAGTTTACGGAAGGATACGCAGATCTATCAGTACGAGCAGGGACTCGTATGATGACGTCCAGAACACGATCTTTCGCTTGAAGGCGAGAGTTGGAACCAACAAGAACTGCCAGCTTGCGATTTGTTACACGATTCAGCGAGCGAATGCGTCGGACGTTCCTGACATGATACGGTGGGCACGCGATTCCGGCATTCCCGGCGGTGACAAATGCTTGACGTTTAAGTTTGCGCACGGCGAAAATGGGTTTCTGTGCACGGAGGATCAACTAAAATGGCTGTACGAAGAAGTGTTCGCCAACCCTGACTTTACGACCGCAGCAAATATTCCATACCTGCGCTGGTTCTTGGGCTATCAAACGGAATTGCCAGACCTTATAAAAGGGAGGCCCACAGAGGGGCTTTATTCGCGACGAAAGACGCGATGCTTTACACCATATTTGTTTGCCTTAGTAGATCCCTCAGGCGATGTCTACCCTTGTTGCTTTCTGTTTGAAGACAATAAGGGATACGGGGACGACATTAGACGCAGGCGCGCGCAGCATGCTCTTGGAAATATAAATCGCAACTCATTCGAGAATATCTGGCGCGGCAACGCATACGAGGCGCTTAGAAAAGAACTTAGAGTAGTTTCACCGAGCAGCGAGAAGTTCCGGCCTTGTGGTACGTGCACACGTCATTGTAATCATAATGTATGGATGTCGGAGATGTATGAAATGTGCACACAGGTTTCCGCTAGTGGTAGTGCCGACGCGCTTGCTTCGCTTTCGAGACGGTTAGGGAATAGAGCGGGACCTGTGTGGTTATGA
- a CDS encoding aldolase, whose protein sequence is MGLGKQIRLNRIFGHPSGRLCSVAVDHLVAYQQGLPEGLRNVPETIAALVKGKPDAITMYKGMAQNAWPPYAGSIPLIITSIAFTVDDTIMHQMARPHECVRLGADAISAAIALRSPREGDYLKKLATIVEEAAEFDLPVIAHIYPRDFSGEPRVVHDPENIFWAVRCGVELGADVIKVPYTGDVESFRAIVATSPVPVVAAGGPKANTLLDALRLMDGAVEAGARGATIGRNVWGAPDPVAALEAFKRVIHDRITPEPARVH, encoded by the coding sequence ATGGGACTTGGCAAGCAGATTCGGTTGAACCGCATTTTTGGGCATCCGTCGGGCCGGTTGTGTTCGGTGGCGGTGGATCATTTGGTGGCGTACCAGCAGGGGTTGCCGGAGGGCTTGCGGAACGTGCCGGAAACCATCGCGGCGCTTGTGAAGGGCAAACCCGACGCGATCACGATGTACAAGGGCATGGCGCAAAACGCGTGGCCGCCGTACGCGGGCAGCATTCCGCTGATTATTACGTCGATTGCGTTTACGGTGGACGACACGATCATGCACCAGATGGCGCGGCCGCACGAGTGCGTGCGGCTTGGCGCGGACGCGATATCCGCGGCGATTGCGTTGCGCAGTCCGCGCGAGGGCGATTATCTGAAGAAGCTCGCGACAATTGTCGAGGAAGCGGCGGAGTTCGATTTGCCGGTCATCGCGCACATCTACCCCCGCGATTTTTCGGGCGAACCCAGGGTGGTCCACGATCCGGAGAATATCTTTTGGGCGGTGCGGTGCGGCGTCGAGTTGGGCGCGGACGTAATCAAGGTGCCGTACACCGGCGATGTCGAATCATTTCGCGCGATCGTCGCGACGTCGCCGGTGCCGGTCGTGGCGGCGGGCGGGCCCAAGGCGAACACGTTGCTCGACGCGTTGCGGCTTATGGACGGCGCGGTCGAGGCGGGCGCACGCGGCGCGACGATCGGTCGAAACGTCTGGGGCGCGCCGGACCCGGTGGCGGCGCTCGAAGCGTTCAAGCGGGTGATTCATGACCGCATCACACCCGAACCGGCGCGCGTCCACTGA
- a CDS encoding diacylglycerol kinase family lipid kinase, with protein MMNPSSANGRTGKRWTEIEGRLRGVLGEFVTFSTKRPGHAVDLTRRALQDGHDLIISVGGDGTHCEVVNGFFEGNLPINPAAAMAIFPHGTGSDLARGMGVRKFNDALAMLSARVISKIDIGRVTLTLPHGGTSVRYFLNVADFGIGGAVAERVNGQTKRFGPFVTFLWAVLRTLVTFKNPMVSIQIDGELFETRTINVIVANGQYYGGGIHVARDARMDDGQFEVYVLGDIRLLTALRYLHTFYLGTYLRYPHLVRRFTGTRVTAQSDERVLLNLDGEQPGQLPAAIELLPAALPFVMPRSH; from the coding sequence GTGATGAACCCCAGTTCCGCCAATGGGCGGACGGGCAAGCGTTGGACGGAGATCGAGGGACGGTTGCGCGGGGTCCTGGGCGAGTTCGTGACGTTCAGCACGAAGCGCCCGGGGCACGCCGTTGACCTCACGCGCAGGGCGTTGCAGGACGGGCACGACCTGATCATCAGCGTGGGCGGCGACGGCACGCATTGCGAAGTCGTGAATGGATTTTTCGAGGGCAACCTTCCGATCAATCCCGCCGCGGCGATGGCGATCTTTCCGCACGGCACCGGTTCCGACCTTGCGCGCGGGATGGGCGTGCGCAAGTTCAACGATGCGCTGGCGATGCTTTCCGCGCGCGTGATATCGAAGATCGATATCGGCCGCGTCACGTTGACGCTGCCGCACGGCGGCACCTCGGTCCGTTATTTCCTGAATGTGGCGGACTTCGGAATTGGCGGCGCCGTCGCCGAGCGCGTGAACGGCCAAACCAAGCGGTTCGGGCCGTTCGTTACGTTTCTGTGGGCGGTCCTGCGCACGCTTGTGACGTTCAAGAACCCGATGGTCTCGATTCAGATCGACGGCGAACTGTTCGAGACGCGCACGATCAACGTCATCGTCGCGAACGGGCAGTACTACGGCGGCGGGATTCATGTCGCGCGCGACGCGCGGATGGACGACGGCCAGTTCGAGGTATATGTGCTGGGCGATATCCGCCTGTTGACAGCCCTGCGCTATTTGCACACGTTTTATCTCGGCACGTACCTGCGCTACCCGCACCTCGTGCGCCGGTTCACGGGGACGCGCGTGACGGCGCAGTCCGACGAGCGGGTGTTGCTCAATCTCGATGGCGAACAGCCGGGCCAACTCCCGGCGGCAATTGAACTCCTGCCCGCGGCGCTGCCGTTTGTCATGCCGCGTTCGCATTGA
- a CDS encoding response regulator — protein MSAVTSHLNVTWTPYLRPSPIAAEAALRVLSVGELDASTLALVIGSDPGLTAMLVRATEPAAMGASIAARIAELPPARLHSALYPGLVDALATHHGSFSDQDREAWRKALATAIAAECIAQDRGDVSPDAAYLAGLLHNAAAVQPEDRFAPERTGNVRAIARRYKFPAWLIDSIEGQDVYSPSYGESPAIAEILRAAKTVALEILSDEPITPSRAAAFRRAGPGTEALESVRERAARSLERRMSLFAFDPSPARELHAALLRFSNHLLLYWRVDETSAAALRERVKHLDALVAFERAATPSMAMDEVLITCADRLRSALAIPAGLVVAWPECGAPAYGARWNTRSGALEPLQLEVDGAPAERSIQRLLAGDVWPVANNAAAAPDILSVYTPAGRHAGYVAVAHGGMPADAWREHVREWAAALGRAVSHIDDAARDDARIDTLRRLIDELRGTSDESEDTGAAPSVPQRHIARAVMAALHAPLSAVTAQAHQLVAQPADPSTQGLVEELAKQARNAARVLSDLRAVAGGGDAPNEFILINAPLRQFLHAARARLERRAIQVHERFAEGLPRIRADVRELNHLFTNLFAFIEQRMGHTGRTITVATAPGEDRASVCVTIGVTGMALTQSQAEGLFQPLAERESASTEFALSLAACRAIVDAIGGSIRASTSADGVVLTVEFEAIHAVLAVERDASTVAQGIVSFAPVDTAKPRSESGGGARVLIVDDDEVMRDLMKQALARKGYTAETVKDGDEAIRFLRQNRVDLVLLDLLMPNRDGLAVLRELRDESPATPVIVMTGSRSAEMREEAMDLGARSFLQKPFELGQLLSEVESVLVHQRA, from the coding sequence ATGAGCGCGGTAACCAGTCATCTGAACGTTACTTGGACGCCCTACCTGCGCCCCTCCCCCATCGCCGCCGAAGCGGCGTTGCGCGTGCTCTCGGTCGGCGAGCTTGACGCGTCCACGCTGGCGCTCGTTATCGGTTCCGATCCCGGACTCACCGCGATGCTCGTGCGGGCGACCGAACCCGCGGCCATGGGCGCCTCCATCGCGGCGCGAATTGCGGAGTTGCCGCCCGCGCGGCTGCATTCGGCGTTGTACCCCGGGTTGGTCGATGCGCTCGCGACCCATCACGGTTCGTTCTCCGACCAGGATCGAGAGGCGTGGCGCAAGGCGCTTGCAACCGCGATCGCCGCGGAATGCATCGCCCAGGATCGGGGTGATGTCTCACCGGACGCCGCGTATCTGGCGGGGCTGCTGCACAACGCGGCCGCCGTCCAACCGGAGGACCGGTTTGCTCCCGAGCGAACTGGGAATGTGCGCGCGATTGCGCGGAGGTACAAGTTTCCCGCGTGGCTTATCGATAGCATCGAAGGCCAGGACGTGTATTCGCCGTCGTACGGCGAATCGCCGGCAATTGCCGAGATTTTGCGCGCCGCGAAGACGGTTGCGCTGGAAATCCTTTCGGACGAACCGATCACGCCGTCGAGGGCTGCGGCCTTTCGCCGCGCTGGACCCGGCACGGAAGCGCTCGAATCAGTCCGCGAGCGCGCCGCGCGTTCGCTGGAACGGCGTATGTCGTTGTTTGCGTTCGATCCCTCGCCGGCGCGGGAATTGCACGCCGCGCTGCTGCGTTTCTCAAACCACTTGCTCCTGTATTGGCGCGTCGACGAGACCAGTGCGGCGGCGCTGCGCGAACGGGTGAAACACCTCGATGCGCTTGTTGCCTTCGAGCGCGCGGCGACGCCGTCCATGGCGATGGACGAAGTGCTGATCACGTGCGCCGACCGGTTGCGGTCCGCGCTGGCGATACCCGCCGGGCTTGTCGTTGCGTGGCCAGAATGCGGCGCGCCGGCATATGGCGCGCGTTGGAACACGCGGAGCGGCGCGCTCGAGCCGTTGCAGTTGGAAGTCGATGGCGCGCCGGCCGAGCGATCGATCCAACGTCTTCTTGCCGGAGACGTGTGGCCCGTCGCAAACAACGCCGCTGCCGCGCCAGACATACTTTCAGTCTATACGCCCGCGGGACGGCACGCGGGGTACGTCGCGGTCGCGCACGGCGGCATGCCTGCGGACGCGTGGCGCGAACACGTGCGCGAGTGGGCGGCCGCACTGGGGCGCGCTGTCAGCCATATTGACGACGCAGCGCGCGACGATGCGCGGATAGATACACTGCGCCGCTTGATCGACGAGTTGCGCGGGACTTCTGACGAGTCCGAGGACACTGGCGCCGCGCCGTCCGTGCCGCAGCGCCATATCGCGCGCGCGGTGATGGCGGCATTGCACGCGCCGCTGAGCGCGGTTACCGCACAGGCGCACCAGCTTGTGGCGCAGCCGGCCGACCCGAGCACGCAGGGGCTTGTCGAGGAGCTGGCGAAGCAGGCGCGCAACGCCGCGCGCGTCCTGTCGGACCTGCGGGCCGTGGCGGGCGGCGGCGACGCGCCGAACGAGTTCATTCTGATCAACGCGCCGCTGCGTCAATTCCTCCACGCTGCGCGCGCGCGCCTGGAACGCCGCGCAATTCAAGTACACGAACGCTTTGCGGAAGGATTGCCGCGGATACGCGCGGACGTGCGCGAGCTGAACCACCTGTTCACCAATCTGTTCGCGTTCATCGAGCAGCGCATGGGGCATACGGGCCGAACGATCACCGTGGCGACCGCTCCCGGCGAGGACCGCGCGTCAGTTTGTGTGACAATAGGCGTGACGGGTATGGCACTGACGCAATCGCAGGCCGAGGGCCTTTTCCAACCGTTGGCGGAGCGTGAGAGCGCATCCACGGAGTTCGCGCTCTCGCTCGCAGCGTGCCGCGCGATTGTCGATGCGATCGGCGGGTCGATCCGCGCATCGACATCGGCCGACGGCGTCGTTCTCACGGTCGAGTTCGAGGCCATCCACGCCGTGCTGGCCGTGGAACGAGACGCGTCCACGGTCGCGCAGGGAATCGTGTCGTTCGCTCCCGTCGATACGGCCAAGCCTCGAAGCGAGAGCGGCGGGGGCGCGCGCGTACTGATAGTCGACGACGACGAAGTGATGCGCGACTTAATGAAACAGGCGCTCGCGCGGAAGGGTTATACTGCCGAGACCGTGAAGGACGGCGACGAGGCAATTCGCTTCCTGCGCCAAAATCGCGTCGATCTCGTGCTGCTCGATCTGCTGATGCCGAATCGCGATGGGTTGGCGGTCCTGCGCGAACTGCGGGACGAGTCGCCGGCAACGCCGGTCATCGTCATGACGGGGAGCCGGTCGGCGGAAATGCGCGAGGAGGCGATGGACCTTGGTGCGCGCTCGTTCCTCCAAAAGCCGTTCGAACTTGGCCAACTGTTGTCCGAGGTCGAGTCGGTGCTCGTTCACCAACGGGCCTAG